TCTTTTGAAACGATCGCTTTGTTCGGACGATGTCCGCAGCGTTTTGCTCCAACCTGATCTTCAATATGTAAGCCCGCCGCACCGGCTTTAATCATCGATTTCACGGTGCGGGCAACGTTAAAGGCCGAAGAGCCAAAACCGATATCCGCATCCACCAGCAGCGGCAGCGAGCAGACGTCAGTGATACGACGAATATCAGTCAGCACATCATCAAGAGTAGAAATACCGAGATCCGGCAACCCCAGCGAACCTGCCGCCACACCACCGCCGGAGAGATAAATCGCCTGATATCCGGCACGCTGCGCCAGCAGCGCATGGTTGGCGTTAATGGTGCCGACAATCTGCAATGGATTTTCTTTAGACAGTGCAGCGCGAAACGCTTTACCTGGAGAGTGTAGAGACATAGCCCATCCTTTGTTATCAACTTGTTATTTACGTTGATAAACTCAAAGCAAGGGGTGTGCCACAATTACCTGGATGAAATTAAATGTTTTATTTCAATTTGTTATAGATAAAGCCATGAAGTAATCCGCAAATATGCGTTTCAGTTAACGTTTCAGGCAATGTTTCACTGCGTTTCATTGCAACAATTATGAAACAAGACTAAACCCAATATTCGGTTTCTTAACTTTGCGGTGCGCTATGGCACATCCACCACGGCTGAATGACGACAAACCGGTTATCTGGACGGTATCTGTAACGCGGCTGTTCGAGCTATTTCGCGATATCAGCCTCGAGTTTGATCACCTGGCAAACATTACTCCTATTCAGCTTGGCTTTGAAAAAGCGGTGACCTACATCCGCAAAAAACTGGCCAGCGAACGCTGCGACGCCATCATTGCCGCTGGCTCTAACGGTGCGTACCTGAAAAGCCGCCTGTCGGTACCGGTGATTCTGATAAAACCGAGTGGCTACGATGTGTTACAGGCACTGGCAAAAGCTGGAAAACTCACCTCTTCTATCGGCGTTGTCACCTATCAGGAAACCATTCCGGCACTGGTAGCGTTTCAAAAAACCTTTAATTTGCGCCTCGACCAACGTAGCTACATTACCGAAGAAGACGCACGTGGGCAGATTAACGAGCTAAAAGCCAACGGCACCGAAGCGGTGGTCGGCGCGGGGCTGATTACCGATCTGGCGGAAGAAGCCGGAATGACCGGAATTTTTATCTATTCTGCCGCCACCGTGCGCCAGGCATTTAGCGATGCGCTGGATATGACGCGCATGTCGTTACGCCATAACACTCACGATGCCACCCGCAACGCCCTGCGTACTCGTTACGTGCTGGGCGATATGCTCGGTCAATCACCACAGATGGAACAAGTACGGCAGACTATTTTGCTGTATGCCCGCTCCAGTGCGGCGGTGTTGATTGAAGGGGAAACGGGGACGGGCAAAGAGCTGGCGGCCCAGGCGATTCATCGGGAATATTTTGCCCGCCACGATGCGCGACAGGGCAAAAAGTCGCATCCTTTTGTTGCCGTCAACTGCGGGGCGATTGCTGAATCTCTGCTGGAAGCGGAGCTGTTTGGCTATGAGGAAGGAGCGTTTACCGGCTCGCGACGCGGAGGCCGCGCCGGGCTGTTCGAAATTGCCCACGGCGGTACGCTGTTTCTGGACGAGATTGGTGAAATGCCGCTGCCGTTGCAGACCCGGCTACTGCGGGTGCTGGAAGAAAAAGAGGTCACCCGCGTCGGCGGGCATCAGCCTGTTCCGGTGGATGTGCGGGTTATTAGCGCCACTCACTGCAATCTCGAAGAGGATATGCAGCAAGGGCGTTTTCGCCGTGATCTGTTTTATCGACTGAGTATTTTGCGTCTGCAATTGCCGCCGCTACGCGAGCGGGTGGCGGATATTCTGCCGCTGGCGGAAAGCTTTTTGAAAGTGTCACTGGCGGCACTTAATGCGCCGTTTTCTTCCGCGTTACGTCAGGGATTACAGGCAAGTGAAACTGTGCTGTTGCGCTACAACTGGCCGGGAAATATTCGTGAACTGCGCAATATGATGGAACGACTGGCGCTATTTTTAAGTGTGGAACCAACGCCGGATTTAACGCCGCAATTTTTGCAGTTGCTACTGCCGGAACTGGCGCGCGAGTCGGCGGAAACTCCCGGTCCATGCTTACTGACGCCACAACAGGCACTGGAGAAATTTAATGGCGATAAAACAGCCGCGGCGAATTATTTAGGTATCAGCCGAACGACATTCTGGCGGCGGCTGAAAAACTGAAATGCCGAATCCAGCGCGAACGCCTTATCCGGCATAAATTTCAATAGATGATCACCGATAAACTTACGCATCGGGCATGTTTACATGGGGTGCAGAATTATTTCTTCTTATAAATATTTGCCGTGCCGTGGATCTTATTGTCAGTTTGACCAGAGGTCAGCACCAACACATCTGCCCCTTTTTCATCCGCTTTTTTGATCAGATCTTCTTTCGCATCTGCAGTCGACATTTCATTACTGGTTGAAATATCACCTATTTTTTCATATTGCGATGCAACTTTTTCAAATTCCGCTTTGGTCATTAATTCTGCGGCATAAACGTTGGTAACGGCAAACGCTAACGCACCGATTAACATTTTAGAGATTATTTTCATATTACGGCTCCAGAGTTGTTATCAAACTATCACCCACCCATATTATTGGGTTGATTAATAATTAGTTCAGTCAGGGCATAAACGCCAGTAACCGGAAATAAGACACTTTGTGATCTCTCTCGCATCCGATTACTTTTTGTAGAAATATGATGAAGTTACTTCACTTATTTATGGATGAAATCACATGGATCCCTTGCACGCCGTTTACCTGACCGTAGGACTGTTCGTGATGACTTTTTTTAATCCGGGAGCCAATCTTTTTGTGGTGGTACAAACCAGCCTGGCTTCCGGTCGACGCGCAGGAGTGCTGACCGGGTTGGGCGTGGCACTGGGCGATGCGTTTTATTCCGGGTTGGGTTTGTATGGTCTTGCGACACTCATTACGCAGTGTGAGGAGATTTTTTCGCTTATTAGAATCGTAGGCGGCGCTTATCTCTTATGGTTTGCGTGGTGCAGCATGCGCCGCCAGTCAACACCGCAAATAAGTACACTACAACAACCGATTAGCGCCCCCTGGTATGTCTTTTTTCGCCGTGGATTAATTACCGATCTCTCTAATCCACAGACCGTTTTATTTTTTATCAGTATTTTCTCAGTAACGTTAAATGCTGAAACACCAACTTGGGCACGTTTATTGGCCTGGGCGGGAATTGTGTTCGCATCAATTATCTGGCGAGTCTTTCTTAGTCAGGCGTTTTCTTTGCCCGCTGTGCGTCGTGCTTATGGGCGTATGCAACGCGTTGCCAGTCGGGTTATTGGTGCAATTATTGGTGTATTCGCGCTACGCCTGATTTACGAAGGAGTAACGCAGCGGTGAGCAGATAATTTACTCTCTACGTAATCAACCTGATTTGCCGAATCCCGCTCATCGGCGATGATATCCCCCGTAATGCGTGGTCCTTATTTCCGATAAGTTTACTTGAGTCTTTAGCTTCCCATTTCAGCCCACTCTCCCCTGTGTGGGCTTTTTTCATTTGTCTGCTTCAGTGAGTAGCTGGCAATGCTCCATCCACTCTGCAAGGATGATAATAAGAGGATCTGATTCAGAAGAGTTTTGAAAAATTGGACCGCCATCG
The nucleotide sequence above comes from Escherichia coli. Encoded proteins:
- the yahO gene encoding DUF1471 family periplasmic protein YahO, whose amino-acid sequence is MKIISKMLIGALAFAVTNVYAAELMTKAEFEKVASQYEKIGDISTSNEMSTADAKEDLIKKADEKGADVLVLTSGQTDNKIHGTANIYKKK
- the prpR gene encoding propionate catabolism operon regulatory protein PrpR is translated as MAHPPRLNDDKPVIWTVSVTRLFELFRDISLEFDHLANITPIQLGFEKAVTYIRKKLASERCDAIIAAGSNGAYLKSRLSVPVILIKPSGYDVLQALAKAGKLTSSIGVVTYQETIPALVAFQKTFNLRLDQRSYITEEDARGQINELKANGTEAVVGAGLITDLAEEAGMTGIFIYSAATVRQAFSDALDMTRMSLRHNTHDATRNALRTRYVLGDMLGQSPQMEQVRQTILLYARSSAAVLIEGETGTGKELAAQAIHREYFARHDARQGKKSHPFVAVNCGAIAESLLEAELFGYEEGAFTGSRRGGRAGLFEIAHGGTLFLDEIGEMPLPLQTRLLRVLEEKEVTRVGGHQPVPVDVRVISATHCNLEEDMQQGRFRRDLFYRLSILRLQLPPLRERVADILPLAESFLKVSLAALNAPFSSALRQGLQASETVLLRYNWPGNIRELRNMMERLALFLSVEPTPDLTPQFLQLLLPELARESAETPGPCLLTPQQALEKFNGDKTAAANYLGISRTTFWRRLKN
- the yahN gene encoding LysE family transporter, with the protein product MDPLHAVYLTVGLFVMTFFNPGANLFVVVQTSLASGRRAGVLTGLGVALGDAFYSGLGLYGLATLITQCEEIFSLIRIVGGAYLLWFAWCSMRRQSTPQISTLQQPISAPWYVFFRRGLITDLSNPQTVLFFISIFSVTLNAETPTWARLLAWAGIVFASIIWRVFLSQAFSLPAVRRAYGRMQRVASRVIGAIIGVFALRLIYEGVTQR